In the genome of Acidovorax sp. 69, the window GCGGCCTTTTTTCTGACCACCCTGTAAAGTGCCTGCCCATGCTTGCCCGCCACCACGACCCCATCGTTGCCATCGCCACAGCTCCGGGGCGCGGGGCTGTCGGCATCGTTCGGGTCTCTGGCCGCTCCATCGGGGCGCTGGTGCAAGCCCTCTGTGGGCGGGCGCTGAAAGCGCGCGAGGCCACGTACCTGCCCTTTCGTGATGTGCAGGGCCAGGCCATCGACCAGGGTCTTGCCTTGTATTTCCCGGGCCCGCACAGCTACACCGGCGAGGACGTGCTGGAACTGCAGGCCCATGGCGGCCCCGTGGTGTTGCAGCTGCTGCTGGCACGCTGCCTGGAGGCGGGCGCCGCCACCGATGGTGCCACGGGCCAGCCCTGCCTGCCGGGCCTGCGGGTGGCGCAGCCGGGGGAATTCACCGAGCGCGCATTCCTGAACGACAAGATCGACCTGGCCCAGGCCGAGGCGATTGCCGACCTGATCGACGCCAGCACCGAGGCGGCAGCCCGCAGCGCCAGCCGCTCATTGACGGGGGCTTTCTCCACAGAGATTCACGGACTGCGCGATGCCCTTGTCCACCTGCGCATGCTGGTGGAGGCCACGCTCGATTTTCCTGAAGAGGAAATCGACTTTCTGCGCAAGGCAGACGCGCATGGACAGCTCTTGAAATTGCAGCAAACACTGGCCTCGGTGATGCAGCGCGCGCGCCAGGGCGTACTGCTGCGCGAGGGCATCAAGGTCGTCATTGCCGGCCAGCCCAATGCGGGCAAAAGCTCGCTGCTCAACGCGCTGGCGGGGGCCGAGCTGGCCATCGTCACACCCATTGCCGGCACCACGCGCGACAAGGTGCAACAGACCATTCAGATCGAAGGCGTTCCCCTGCACATCATCGATACGGCAGGCCTGCGCGACAGCGACGACGAGGTCGAGCGCATCGGCATCGCCCGGGCCTGGGACGAGATTGCGGGAGCCGATGCCGTGCTCTTTCTGCACGACCTGTCACGCCAGAGTGCTCCTGAATATGTAGCTGCTGACGCAGATATAGAAAGCGC includes:
- the mnmE gene encoding tRNA uridine-5-carboxymethylaminomethyl(34) synthesis GTPase MnmE, whose amino-acid sequence is MLARHHDPIVAIATAPGRGAVGIVRVSGRSIGALVQALCGRALKAREATYLPFRDVQGQAIDQGLALYFPGPHSYTGEDVLELQAHGGPVVLQLLLARCLEAGAATDGATGQPCLPGLRVAQPGEFTERAFLNDKIDLAQAEAIADLIDASTEAAARSASRSLTGAFSTEIHGLRDALVHLRMLVEATLDFPEEEIDFLRKADAHGQLLKLQQTLASVMQRARQGVLLREGIKVVIAGQPNAGKSSLLNALAGAELAIVTPIAGTTRDKVQQTIQIEGVPLHIIDTAGLRDSDDEVERIGIARAWDEIAGADAVLFLHDLSRQSAPEYVAADADIESALAQKLPSNIPVIDVWNKLDCATGTAAPSGPGGTERPAVHLSARTGQGLDGLRRLLLEVAGWQSAPEGVYIARARHVEALQAVSAHLQESFDQLQARNPALDLLAEELRLAQNALNAITGEFTSDDLLGVIFSSFCIGK